Genomic DNA from Brassica rapa cultivar Chiifu-401-42 chromosome A04, CAAS_Brap_v3.01, whole genome shotgun sequence:
TGAACAAACATATACTTTCAATATATATTAAGCTGGTGAAACTCCAAAGGATAAAGAAACAAGGTAGTTATCCATTCTAAGTGTGTGTATCGAAGAGAATATTAACATAGTCAACAGCTTAAACTGTTTTACTATAGTAAGCAATTAACACATTCAACAACGCTAACATATTGTACAAGCATACTTCTTCGTAAACCACCAGTACGCAAAACAGAAAAATTGGAACAGGATAATCAAACAATAATGGGACATCGCAACGGATAACAAGTAGAAGAAAACAACACCAAAGGTACATAGTGAGAGAAGAGAAGCATCATACCAGAACAGCTTCATTAGATTTGGTCCTTGTCCACAAGGAGAGCTTGTCCTGCTTTGGGCGCACACTAGCAACCACCCCACAGATCTCATCAGCCTCATCAAATTGCTCTCCGACAAGAGCCATCAACTGGCAGATAAAACATGTCATTACCAGATGCAAAATtgtctaaactattaaaaaaaaaagaggagaggTAGAAGATGAGTACAGTTTCAAGCCAAGCCTTGTCTAAAGCAGGCTTGCGGTTGGAGGTAACAACAAAAGTCCACTTTCCGCCATTAGCACACTCAGGATCTTCCCACTTAGGCTCAACACCAGCTTTGAACATGTGAATTTCAGCATTCGGCGTCAGTTTGCTAGGGATGAATATAGTCTCGTGCAAACTGCAAAAGAAGATCTAGCTTTACAGATCGCTAACAATAAGTAAAAGGAGAAGACAAACAAACCCCCAGAAGTCTTGGACGGTGTCGAAGGTATAGGCTTTGCGAAGGGAGGCTCCCCAGGCGGCGCCTTGCTTTGGTTTGGATTGGTTATCGAACCAGAAACTCCACTTTCTTTCGAGCTTGTCAGCAGGCTGCTTCTCCGTCGTCTCTGTTGCCGGTACTTCCGCCGCCGCAAGGGCTTCGTTCACATCCTCTGTCGCCATCGCACTCGATCGGTCAAAGAAAGAGAGATTGTGATTTGTGAAGAGAGTTTTGGAATGTTACTTTCCAAGGGAGGGTCATATAGGACCCTATTTGGGTTAATTTTGGGCCGGTCCAATACAGACCATTACTAGACGCTCTAGGAAAACAAGTCAGTTTTGGGTTTTAAAGACCTACGTTCTCAATTAATTGATTGTAAGCAAATGAAATATTcctaaatagattttttttttcattttttctcgTTTATTTTATTCTCGAAGAATATAGAACAAAATTGTTCCTTCCAAAATTGTATTTGCttataaatataacaaattagtATCCTTGTGTCAATACCACACATCCATTATTCTAGTTAGAAGTTTATATTTTGCTAGTCTTACGATATACTTTATATGATGCAAAAAAACTTACTTTAGttttttattcttataattcaaatatattgGTGTAAACTAAATTCATatggaaaaagtataatttaaatatttgtataagtCAGTCATGTTTTCGCTCCATGTattataacatatttatttgtataaatatctcttatatattaattgagaaatattaaaatatattttttgtagcAATGTGTCATCACTacgatgattcttagaattcttTGAAAAATATGccggtccatctaaatatatattatattttttgttaaactaactattaaatttattaatagtatacaaaataatattatctattttttccttaaataaaagatatgaaattacctaatatgatatatatacggcaattaataatcattaataaagatttgataacaatatttgtattttccctctttttatttttttattttatattattaacataaattaaacaatcacattaatcatacaataaaaattaaattttttctcatatgctatattttgaatttttgaaaacacctataaattactaaaaatgttaaaagtccCACAAAAAATTtttgatcaatggtttaactttttttattatatatatataatgctatcatttaaattaaattgtatACTATATAAagatacataaatatgttaattttgatatttatattgaaaaatgattgagaccttaatattttaaatttgttattttcatTGAAAAAGTTCACATTAAAGAATttgtgattaatggtttaatgtttttgttacagaaaatatacaaatgttaataaaatcgtATGAGTAGGAAGTCTcgatattaaatatttatattaaagatatactatatatgtcaatatcattgaattttaattatataccatataaaataaaataaatgatattttgatatattttaccaaaaaatattataaataaataagatgtattgttttgatttatgtgtttactctaatttaattatatatataatacgtaaataaatgcaaaataaataatatataagcattatttggatatataatgttcattcagCACAAGTCGCGGATCTTaagctaatatatatatagcatattTAATTAAGAACCGGTGTGTTGATCATGGTAataaatctatcttattaaaatatgagtacaaatataaaataaccctaagatTTACAACTTATTTACAAGTCTATGCCACTGAAATAATTAAGAAGTCTATCATTAAATATTCttgtctttttctattttattaaatcatttcctaaatcaattattaattaaaatattacttaattacacTTTAATACGACTAAGAAATCGGCTAATCCCAACTTTTatcatttattatattttttctcaaataaaacaaccataaaacataaattcaatatgataaatatttgtacaaaaaaatttaacatgataaatttagtatataaaataatttttttatacttattatcaattttttatttataaaagaaaatgtgAGGATGCATAGGTTATATTTTTTAGAATAAATGATACAATTGATGGTTTATAATACAAGATAAATTACACAATATAAcctattaaattattttgttaagAAAGAtcatattaaacaattatttaatacatgtaaattttaaaaataaatattataatttatgcaaaataaatatttatttattaaaataaatataaaaaaatccgCGCCCAGATCAAGCTCCAGTGCTATCTTTTAAGAGTATGCACAAGgcataatttaattttgatcaTGGATGTAAACGACTAAAGGTGTTACATTGACCTCGATGTTTCGGGTTTGTTAACTCTGATTAATACACGTAGACGGTTTAGTTAAATTAGGCGTTGGGTTTGGTTAGGCTGAGTGCTGTTGAAATATTGTATACTATATATGAATAGGAGGTGGGTTAACTATGCATATCTAGGGGCATGTTAAATGACAAAAGTGTCATTAATGAAGAGTTTAAATCTAAATTACTAAAACATGAGTACAAATAGGAAATAGCTTTGAGTTTTGCTCAAAATTTACCATCTCATGCCACTTGCATACAAAACACAACCATTAATTATTAAACCATTGTAAACCATAACATTACTAGACACAGTAGTTTGTTCTTAGTTATGAACCATAAAATCACTAAACCATTAATAAACTAACATTTCAAGACCATCTAAATATAATAGCTACTTTCCTGCGTATCGTTATACCTGGATTCCTCTTGGTCTACAGAATCAGATAAGTCAATAGATACATTCCtacatatattttcataattttactaAACCATCGAATTCCATTGTGATGATACCTCAGTTAATCTTTCTCTGCAGAATCAAAATCAGTATATTAGAACTTAACAAAATTCATTTGATTACATTTACATAcaacataataatataatatatatcattattcccatatatttttatatacctTCAGAAAGCCTGAAGAAAAAGATATTATCTTATTAAATATCATTATTACTAGAAATTATGTAATCTAAACTCAgtgaaatgtaaaaaaaatacgCATTAAGCACTATAAATTATCaagttcaaaataaaaaaataatcatttctTAGTTTCCTAAACGAAATTACCTtgcaatatattttcttatatctaAGCAATCATCACAACAATTATGATATCAATCAACTACCAcaagattcttttttttattcaaatcaTGCAAATCACGTAAAATATATACTCATTAAATACCAGTAATCATGTTATTAcaacaattttttaataaacaaatGAATTTTGGAATCTAATCGAATAGTACATTCGCTTTTTAATGCTATAAGATCACAACTAACAAAATCTTTCATAATTAGATGGCATTTACCCTACCCTTTCCTAACTAGCTATATATATGTCTCCTCTATAGAAGTGCGAGAAGCTTTGTTAAACCCCCTCCGGTTTCCTGATCTATCACCCTTGATACTGAAGATATTGGAGCTCCTTAATCGCTTTGAGAAGTGGGCAGTCTTCCATGTCTCAGCCCACATGAACAGAATAGCTAAGAGCATAGCAGAGAGCGCAATCCTTGGGCCACGACCACAGTCATATGTTGCTGCAGGAGGTCCTTGTTGGCTTCACAAGATGCTGGAAGAGGATGCAAATAGCATCTAAACTCTGCTGCTGAAAGGGGTACTGGCTTTCTCTTTAGCCATTATTAACCTCCTTTCTGATATCGTTGATTACAACCTTTAAATACCTACTGGTACTCTTTTATCTTGCATAAGTTTAGCTTTATTTTTCCTTCGGCTCTGGAATATTATGTATCTCAGGGGTTCTCCCTCGTTGTCCTCCAGGACTTTGTTATATTGAAGtattcagtgttaaaaaaaaaatatgtctcCTCACCAATAACGTGAAAACCATATCATTTTAAGCAGAACCTCCTAAAATGTCTGCGATGACTACTTTTACTCCTCTCTCAAAACTCAGGCCTTATAAGAACAACTGGCGAGTTTAAATTAAGTGCATACATTTGTGGAGACAGAACACATCGTTTGGACCTTTGAGATGGTTTCTAAATGTTTGCCCACCAgctgaaaattttgatttcagACGAAGGTGGCAAACctcagaaaaaaatatgaatgtGGTTTTCAAAGAAGTTTTCGACAACCTTTAACAGCAACATAGGTCATAAGgtatgtattttatgtttgtttagaTGTCTTATACGGTTTATGTTTGgatgtgttttaaaaaaaattatgcgtTTGTATTGTATATCCAATAaagaataataatttaaattaacttGATGTTTTGATCTTTGCAAATTTATGGTGGAAGAATGCTTGCTGATTCagaaagtttatttttatatatgcaaACTacatttgcttttcttttttcaaacaTTTGTTTCAACAAGATTGTAATTCTTTTCATTTGGACAAATGTATGAATTCTCTTTGGTAATTTAAAACCATATCGAATTAAAACTGATCTTATATAAGATTATCATTATCATAAAAACTGTTATGCATCATTCAGGCAAGTAAAAACTAAACATCTAAACTTAAGGCAGGGTTCTCCAATCTAATAACTTATTATAGAATTTCCTACTTTCCTTTCGCATTACAAACTAGTTACAATAGTTTAGATAATTACTAACCGTATTATAAGTCTGTTGTCCATTCTAGGTTGTTGTCTTCTTTTGCAGCTTGATTACTGGTACTTGGTTCTTTCCACGTCCAATATCATGTGACACATTTAAAAAGGTTAATATCATTATATGATCattgtataaaaaaatatgatccAATTTATAAAACTTATGATATAATCATATCAAATAAGAACACGTACATTTTACTTTGACTAACTGATTAGTGTGCCTTCTCTTTGCTCACTGATGTTACAACTgattctcatctctctctccttcaccATGTCTCCGCCTGAACTTTTGTATATCATTTCCGTCCCCTGTCCCCCTGTTTTTCCATAAAGAGGGGCTGGTCTATATTACTAATACATGGTGTCTGAAAAGCACTTACGTCTTCaaatattatgtatttataaatcgAGAATTTTAACAGACCTTCGACAATCAAGTCAATCCGATTTCTCTAGTTAACAATTGTCTATAATCTTCATATTTAATCATAACTTTAACAATGAAGCCAATTTACCAACTCATTTCATCCTACTTTTGAGCTAAATATTTTGATCTCGAATTCATCTTTCATAgatcatgaaaaaatattatattaaaaggaaaattaaAGATTATAATACCTTTACAGGGAATAAAGATCTGACATCACCACGAAGTCCAAGAAATTATTATGTTCAAAGGAAGCTGTGTATAATCGTTACAACACAACCAAAAACAAAGCAGAGCGTCTACTGATTCTTTACCTTGCAAAGTACAAGAGGTCTATTCTTGATGATTAATGATTTAATGGGCTCTGTCTATTCGATTGAAGGGTGTTAGAATTCCAAACCGCAGATGGTCTCTGAAAGTCACAGAACAAATAtagattagaaaaaaaattgaacaccTAATTATATGTAGATTATGCATTTTGGGTTTAGTCTTTCCAAATTCTTAATTTTTAGTGCCGATATGTCATTTTCGAAACATATACTACGTAAACAAcaattaaactttttttatttgaagTGAACTAAAAAGGCAATATAAATaagtgttttatatatttttcatagtaTATATGGctcaaattattttatttgatcatataaaattttgattatgtattttgtTGATCCGTTTATTAAGGTAAAATAACACAGAACTCTTCGTAATTCTATGGAAACCGTAAATAATCAATTGAACAAAAACAAGTATCAATCATAATGTTTTATTGATTTGTTAGAACAAGAATTACAACTTATAAGCCCGAAAATCCTAGTTCTAGTTGATTCTGCTAAAGTTGAGGTGTACAATCGTCCATCCCTTGTTATATGGTTTAAAAGTCCCTTTTATAGGTCCATGTAGTCGGAAAATTAGGTTAGATCCTTCATTATTgtgaaatataataattatcttTCGATTTTGTAAGAGATGTCGGGAGATAAATTGGGCAATATGATCAACCAGAGTCATACCTTCTCAATGTGTGTGGGTAGTACTTACATGACGATTCTTCTAAGGGCATGGACCATATGGAAACCCAATAGTAAGTATCTCATTGTGAGAAGTTGGGAGAGACAGTCGTTTTTATGTCTTTTTGGCATAATGAGTATAGGGTCTTTATTGGATTCGTAATCCCGTAGATCTGTCGGTATAGTTGAAGGtagtttatttttctatttttaattaagagTTGTTCATCTGGAGGCCGGAGACAAAAATTGTAGGGAAATTTCACTGGTCGAGGTACTCCGACTTTGATTTTTCCTTGCATTTTTTTggacattttctttttttttagacgAGAAATTGCAGTTATGACTTTTGGAATTCGATTTTTGTCTAATTAAATATCTGGTAATTTTGGTAAAAGATCTGGCAAAATCATGGAACAGTTTTAAGATTCTATGGGTATTCATTATTAGTTATAATATCTAttataaacagaacaaaatcaTCTGATTCTCATTAACTATCAGAACATGGACAAGAGTTTACATATTCTTCTATGTATAtgtttacaagtattatgtaTGTATCAACACGTGTGTACATACAAGATTTGATACATTGTAGTATTGAACTTGAGAGGCCGAAGGACACCCTTATCTgcagagcatttaccaaaaaacaaaaacaaaactgaaactCAAATTTGCACCACTCGTAGAGCACACCCCTATCTCTTTTGCAAAAGCCATTTCACTATATCccttcttttaaaaaatatatattctttttaattttatttatttctattataaTTCTAAGGCTTCtctttcatatttgtcaactcTTCCTTTGCCATTTGTTGCAAACACTCAAGTCTCCTGATATCAGAGTTAGAGTCTTCTTCAAGTTCCAGGTACTTCCTCTGTTCTTATTACATCTTTCCTGCATTTGATCCGATCTTGTTACTGGATTTAGAAACCCATCTGTTTCTGGTCAGAGAATCTTTTAAacaattaatgtaataaaaagtTGAACTCTGTCTTTCTTTGCTAATCTGGCTTCTAAAAAGGTGGATTACAGTAGATCTCGGGTCCACCACTTACTAATTAATCTATAGTTCTCTTCTTTTTTGAGTTAATATCAACAAGGATCATCACACTTTTTGGTATTTTAATTGAATCTCTTTGTCTTTTCCCTTTGACTTAATGCATTTTGGTTACTTTCTAATCACCTTTTAGTGAGTTTAATCAGTATTGGTCAAGAATCTTGACGATTCAGAACAAAAAGTCACAAACCTTGATCCCATTTTAGTCTTATTGGATAAAGTTATGGAATCTTGATTTGGGTTTGGTGGATACTACCTTTTCATTTTGAACAGGGATCAAAATGGCGCAGATCTTGGCAGCCTCTCCAACATGTCAAATGAGATTGACTAAACCCAGCTCCATTGCATCGTCAAAGTTATGGAACTCGGTTGTGTTGAAACAGAAGAAACAGAGCAGCAGCAAAGTCAGAAGCTTCAAAGTGATGGCTCTCCAATCTGATAACAGCACAATCAACAGAGTTGAGAGTCTTCTCAATCTAGACACCAAACCTTTCACTGACCGGATCATCGCTGAGTACATCTGGTATGGTATTATCAACCCgcaatttttttcataaacctGATTTGTCAATGAGTGGATGGCGTATGTTTCTCATCTCAGTTCTAATATAAGATTCctgtcctttttttttgaataggaTTGGCGGATCTGGAATTGACCTTAGGAGCAAGTCAAGGGTATGATACTGTAATAGACTTTGTAGTAAATTTTATACTAGAGTCTATGATTCTAATAGATAAATGAATGGTTTCTTGAAAATTTCAGACGCTTGAAAAGCCCGTGGAAGATCCTTCTGAACTTCCCAAGTGGAACTATGATGGTTCAAGTACCGGACAAGCACCTGGTGAAGATAGTGAAGTGATTCTCTAGTAAGACTTTTCTCAAGGCTGTGTTAACATTTCTCTCGTTCgatatttatttcattaactCATATTCGTGTACTGATGCTGTTGTTAATTAGTCCGCAAGCTATCTTCAGGGATCCTTTCCGTGGAGGCAATAACATATTGGTATGTGTGTCATTTGACTTTGTATAGTAtatgcaacatttttttttgtagtcagTCTCTAATTATTGAGCTTTTATTTACGTGAAGGTTATCTGTGATACCTACACACCAGCTGGTGAGCCAATTCCAACAAACAAACGTGCAAGAGCTGCTGAGATTTTCAGCAACAAGAAGGTCAATGAAGAGATTCCATGGTTTGTCATTACACGAAAAAATctcatttattttatgtttgccTCCAATTCCATTTAAGTCTGCATACTCTTTATCATGATTTCAGGTTTGGCATTGAACAAGAGTATACTTTACTTCAGCCAAACGTGAACTGGCCTTTGGGTTGGCCCGTTGGAGCGTATCCTGGTCCCCAGGTGATAACCGAGTCAAGCTAAAACTTATGTTtggttttcaaaattaaaaaataaaataaaaaaaaactaaccaatATTTTCTGGATGGTGGCAGGGTCCTTACTACTGTGGAGTTGGAGCTGAAAAGTCTTGGGGCCGTGACATTTCAGATGCTCATTACAAAGCTTGTTTATATGCTGGAATTAACATCAGTGGTACTAATGGTGAAGTTATGCCAGGACAGGTCTCCTTTTTTCCTCAATGAAGCTTctgttaataaattattttttttctaataatatatattctacgattattaatttttcttatttttacaaTGTTGCCAATAAATATTTGTTCAGTGGGAATTCCAAGTTGGCCCGAGCGTAGGAATCGAAGCAGGTGATCACGTTTGGTGTGCTAGATACCTTCTTGAGGTAAttaaaagtctcatttataGAGAAACTGAGGGAGTAAGAGTTAAGCTATTACAACTAACTGTTTATTACGTTTGTTTTTGCAGAGAATCACAGAACAAGCTGGTGTTGTCCTAACACTTGATCCCAAACCGATTGAGGGTGACTGGAACGGTGCTGGTTGCCATACCAATTACAGCACAAAGAGCATGAGAGAGGACGGAGGATTTGAGGTGATTAAAAAGGCAATCTTGAACCTCTCGCTTCGTCACATGGAGCACATCAGTGCCTACGGTGAAGGCAATGAGAGAAGGTTGACCGGAAAGCACGAGACAGCCAGTATCGACCAATTCTCATGGGTATGTATATCAGTATATCCAATATACAAGATATCATTACGTTTAGTATGCTTATTTGCATTAAACTTGGACTTGGCAGGGAGTGGCTAACCGTGGATGCTCAATTCGTGTGGGACGTGATACCGAGAAGAAAGGAAAAGGTACTTATTCTGGATTGTTTTGTTATTCTTATGCTATCTATACATTTGCTAACATATTATATATCGTTGTGAAATTGGAGTATAGGTTACTTGGAAGATCGGCGTCCAGCGTCTAACATGGATCCATACATTGTGACTTCACTGTTGGCAGAGACCACACTTCTCTGGGAGCCAACCCTTGAGGCTGAAGCACTTGCTGCTCAGAAGCTTTCTTtaaaagtttaatttattaatgaACACACATGTCTGTTTATGTGGTCTTCCCGGGATCATCAGTGTTGTTTAGAACACGTGTTCGGATTACGACATtcttgtctctttttttttcatttgcatTGTTTAAAAAACCCAGAATTTCGTGGACAATGTTCATCCTTTTCTATTGGTTGTTTATGGTCTTACTTTAAGATCTTGTCCTAGTAGTGTCATCATGGCTAATGTGATTTTATATACGGCTTCGAATGAACCAGCCGGGTTACTTCACCCAATCTAACTTCCATCACAAATATGGTCAGAAGCGTCCATGGGTTTCAATAAAGGCCTTCCAAAATATGAAGAGGCAAATGTGATACTTGTGGTCATTGATCATCTGAGAAAGTATACTCATTTTATGAGGCTTATACAGTTTTGATTTCTTTTGGACCACGATTGAACTTTTAAGCATGGAAATTTTCGTAAGGCAGGTACTGTCTTGATGTTTATTACCTTATGATCCACAAAGTAATGGTCAAATAAAAGTTTTCAATAGATGCTTAGAGACCTATTAAAAATGCTTTGCTTCTGCTTATTTGAAGGCTTGTTTAAGTATTTTGTCGTTGGGTTGAATTCTGGTGTACCTTGTTTTGTTTGTCTCTGCATACAAAACAACATTTAAAATGGTGTATGGTCAAGATCCTCCCAAATTGTTCTGGTTTGACGTTTGAGGAAGAATCTACAACTGATTTTGATCTAAATGCAATGCTGAAAGACAGAGGCACAATGTTAAGAGATATATGGGTCCCAAACTTGCACAATCGAATTTGTGTACGTAACGTTTTAGGTAAGACTCAAACTTTATGAAACGCTACCTACATACCTTacagaaaataaatcaaaccaatCATAATTCGTTTAAAATGTTGAGTACAAGAGATCGAACTATTTCATAAAAGTTCCTACATTAAAACCGAAGTATAAATAAGATTTTGCCATGGAAGCACTATAGTCTAATGGTTAAAGTTTAAAGGTTTTTACATTCAAGTTTGGTTTTGAATCTTAGGCTATGCAATTTCTTGTAGATTGCAACATTATAAGAGGTCTATGTTTCAATTCCGGGAGAAAGAGATTTATCAAACACATATGCAGACTACGAAAGAAAAACTTACCAACATGGTACAAGTAAATCCGGCCAAATGTGAATCTTCATAaagacggctcaggtgatgcagttaggtgTAAATCTTCATAAGACATGTAGTTTTGTCTGTTGTCTAAttgtctatgtaatatttcttataattgtaatatcatattaaatcagcgttaaaaaagatttgtttttgattttatttgatAATTACAACCTAATCTCACTCATCCATTAATGGTAAACTAATATATTGTTATCAATCACTTATTTAAAATCAGGCCCACTTGCTTATTTTTACAGATTTTGTTCCTAATTAATGGGTAAATTTTAATTCATTGGTTAATCACCTAACAACATCAGTTAAAttcattggttgattttttttggggtcaaattCATTGGTTGATTTTATATACATTAGAAAACCTAAAGATT
This window encodes:
- the LOC103849206 gene encoding eukaryotic translation initiation factor — protein: MATEDVNEALAAAEVPATETTEKQPADKLERKWSFWFDNQSKPKQGAAWGASLRKAYTFDTVQDFWGLHETIFIPSKLTPNAEIHMFKAGVEPKWEDPECANGGKWTFVVTSNRKPALDKAWLETLMALVGEQFDEADEICGVVASVRPKQDKLSLWTRTKSNEAVLMGIGKKWKEILDVTDKITFTNHDDSRRTRFTV
- the LOC103849205 gene encoding glutamine synthetase, chloroplastic; the encoded protein is MAQILAASPTCQMRLTKPSSIASSKLWNSVVLKQKKQSSSKVRSFKVMALQSDNSTINRVESLLNLDTKPFTDRIIAEYIWIGGSGIDLRSKSRTLEKPVEDPSELPKWNYDGSSTGQAPGEDSEVILYPQAIFRDPFRGGNNILVICDTYTPAGEPIPTNKRARAAEIFSNKKVNEEIPWFGIEQEYTLLQPNVNWPLGWPVGAYPGPQGPYYCGVGAEKSWGRDISDAHYKACLYAGINISGTNGEVMPGQWEFQVGPSVGIEAGDHVWCARYLLERITEQAGVVLTLDPKPIEGDWNGAGCHTNYSTKSMREDGGFEVIKKAILNLSLRHMEHISAYGEGNERRLTGKHETASIDQFSWGVANRGCSIRVGRDTEKKGKGYLEDRRPASNMDPYIVTSLLAETTLLWEPTLEAEALAAQKLSLKV